A region from the Panicum hallii strain FIL2 chromosome 1, PHallii_v3.1, whole genome shotgun sequence genome encodes:
- the LOC112901341 gene encoding putative glycerol-3-phosphate transporter 1 — protein sequence MRSTKPPGIHLFECVQGSPLSLRTCQALVLVLTFFSYSSYHAARKTTSVVKGVLDPKTSNLGLLHWPRCLNIDKLPTAESNTVLYGGWAPFDSRNGAALLGDIDLAFLAIYAIGIFFVGHIGDRVDLRILLTIGMIGTGLFTAAFGAGYWLDIHSFYYFLGIQLIAGLFQSTGWPSVVAVVGNWFGKKKRGLIMGIWNAHTSVGNISGSLIAAALLKFGWGWSFVVPGVMIASVGLIVFLFLPAGPEATGEDDHLEDFSKNEIGTPLLEGQTEVTEKPVGFVEALRIPGVVPFALCLFFCKLVAYTFLYWLPFYISHTAVGGKYLSDSAAGALSTLFDLGGVIGGILAGHISDRLDARALTAASFTFSAMPALFFYRVYGSISLYWNTILMFVTGMLVNGPYALITTAVCADLGTHSSLRGNSRALATVTAIIDGTGSAGAAVGPLLTGYISAKSWTAVFAMLIVAALVAGLLLSRLVMAEVSAKLESQRSAAATGLPVSSVAGA from the exons ATGCGTAGCACAAAGCCTCCTGGAATTCATCTTTTCGAGTGTGTTCAGGGGAGTCCTCTATCCCTCAGGACATGTCAGGCCCTTGTCTTGGTATTGACATTCTTTTCTTACTCTAGCTACCATGCTGCAAGGAAAACCACTAGTGTTGTTAagggtgttcttgatcctaagACGTCAAACCTAGGCTTGTTGCACTGGCCTAGATGCTTGAATATTGATAAATTGCCTACTGCTGAGAGCAACACGGTGCTCTATGGTGGTTGGGCACCGTTTGATTCCAGAAATGGCGCTGCGTTGCTTGGGGATATTGATTTGGCATTTCTCGCAATTTATGCAATTGGCATATTCTTTGTTGGCCATATCGGTGACAGGGTGGATCTGAGGATCCTTCTGACCATTGGAATGATAGGAACTGGCTTGTTTACGGCTGCTTTTGGAGCTGGATACTGGCTGGATATACACAGCTTCTACTATTTCTTGGGCATTCAGTTGATTGCTGGCCTGTTTCAGTCAACTGGGTGGCCATCAGTGGTAGCAGTTGTTGGCAATTGGTTTGGGAAGAAAAAGAGGGGACTAATCATGGGAATTTGGAATGCTCATACTTCTGTAGGGAACATATCAGGCTCTCTGATAGCAGCTGCTCTCCTGAAGTTTGGGTGGGGCTGGTCATTTGTTGTTCCAGGTGTTATGATTGCATCAGTTGGGCTCATTGTGTTCCTGTTCTTGCCTGCTGGTCCTGAGGCTACTGGAGAGGATGACCATTTGGAGGATTTTAGTAAGAATGAAATAGGCACCCCTTTATTGGAAGGACAGACAGAAGTAACAGAAAAGCCAGTGGGATTTGTTGAGGCGTTGAGAATTCCTGGAGTAGTGCCATTTGCTCTCTGCCTGTTTTTCTGCAAGCTAGTCGCCTACACGTTCCTATATTGGCTTCCTTTCTATATCAGCCACACAG CTGTTGGCGGAAAGTATCTGTCAGACTCGGCTGCTGGAGCCCTATCAACGTTGTTCGATTTGGGCGGTGTTATAGGCGGCATCCTTGCTGGCCACATCTCGGACCGCCTGGATGCCCGGGCACTGACAGCAGCAAGTTTCACATTTTCCGCGATGCCGGCACTGTTCTTCTACCGCGTATACGGGAGCATCTCGCTTTACTGGAACACCATCCTAATGTTCGTCACCGGAATGCTCGTGAATGGCCCTTACGCGCTCATAACCACCGCGGTCTGTGCAGACCTCGGAACACACAGCTCCCTGAGAGGCAACTCCCGGGCCTTGGCCACTGTGACGGCGATCATAGATGGGACAGGCTCAGCTGGTGCTGCAGTTGGCCCCTTGCTGACGGGCTACATCTCTGCTAAGAGCTGGACTGCGGTCTTCGCAATGCTGATTGTCGCCGCGCTCGTTGCAGGCCTGCTGCTATCAAGGCTGGTCATGGCTGAGGTCTCTGCGAAGCTAGAATCCCAGAGGTCGGCAGCAGCAACCGGTCTGCCTGTGTCCTCGGTAGCGGGAGCTTAG